A DNA window from Litorilinea aerophila contains the following coding sequences:
- a CDS encoding PA14 domain-containing protein, which yields MKPFLWWAMGAILALTAVLSGHPLSVAAQQPDEVETATSDLLPIFALPGTLQLAPGQPFETYLITADDSAYGLVGETAAVEAQIMALRARGPGLLVKVWGTLYPAGRLSDQPEIVVRFIEVAEPEAQPTPTPTPTPTPTVPTARAQTPSVAVRSGPGPEFPLVGGLAAGQACPIIGRNNQATWWQIRCSATFVGWVSDGDVELAGNLGTVAVVPVQPPATPTPTPTPPVSVTAWQASYFPNRDLTGSPVLVTTVPAIDFNWGQGAPAANLPADNFSIRFERVVSFPPGDYRFFLRVDDGARVFLGDQLLMDTWQEGAAREREVVRRLAGDYPLRVEYFEAGGEALLQFEVTPVAYSTDWQATYYNNPGLQPPAVLSRTEPRGTFPLDRDWGLDSPAPGIVSSDDWSARWVGRFLFEAGDYTFVAQSDDGVRVYIDGIQVIDAWRDGFQETRNRFDAIGRGEHEIRVEYYERGGTARVRIWWYREIEDLGPRLAP from the coding sequence ATGAAACCTTTCCTGTGGTGGGCCATGGGGGCCATCCTGGCCCTGACCGCAGTTCTCAGCGGCCACCCCTTGTCGGTTGCTGCGCAGCAGCCGGACGAGGTCGAGACGGCCACGTCCGATCTCCTGCCCATCTTCGCCCTGCCGGGCACCCTGCAGCTGGCGCCCGGCCAGCCCTTTGAGACTTATCTGATTACCGCGGACGACTCCGCGTATGGCCTGGTGGGGGAGACCGCCGCCGTCGAAGCCCAGATCATGGCCCTGCGCGCCCGAGGGCCGGGGCTGTTGGTCAAGGTCTGGGGCACCCTCTACCCGGCCGGACGGTTGAGCGACCAACCGGAGATTGTGGTCCGGTTTATCGAAGTGGCGGAGCCCGAGGCCCAGCCTACCCCGACACCGACGCCCACGCCCACACCGACAGTTCCCACCGCCCGGGCTCAAACGCCGTCGGTGGCCGTGCGCTCAGGTCCTGGGCCAGAATTCCCCCTGGTCGGCGGTCTGGCTGCCGGCCAGGCCTGCCCCATCATCGGCCGGAACAACCAGGCCACCTGGTGGCAGATCCGCTGCTCGGCCACCTTTGTCGGTTGGGTGTCGGATGGCGACGTGGAGCTGGCAGGCAACCTGGGGACGGTGGCCGTGGTCCCTGTCCAGCCGCCAGCCACGCCCACCCCCACGCCCACGCCGCCTGTGTCGGTGACGGCCTGGCAGGCCAGCTACTTCCCCAATCGGGACCTGACGGGCAGCCCGGTCCTGGTGACTACGGTGCCGGCCATCGACTTTAACTGGGGCCAGGGCGCGCCCGCGGCCAATCTCCCGGCGGATAACTTTTCCATTCGCTTCGAGCGGGTGGTCTCCTTCCCGCCGGGCGACTATCGGTTCTTCCTGCGGGTGGATGACGGCGCCCGGGTCTTTCTGGGCGACCAGCTCCTGATGGACACCTGGCAGGAAGGCGCCGCCCGGGAGCGGGAGGTGGTCCGGCGGCTGGCAGGAGATTACCCCCTGCGGGTGGAGTACTTTGAGGCGGGCGGTGAGGCGCTGCTGCAATTTGAGGTGACGCCTGTGGCCTACAGCACCGACTGGCAGGCCACGTACTACAACAACCCCGGCCTGCAGCCCCCTGCCGTGCTCTCCCGGACAGAACCCCGGGGCACATTTCCGCTGGACCGGGACTGGGGGCTGGATTCGCCGGCGCCCGGCATCGTCAGCAGCGATGACTGGTCTGCCCGGTGGGTGGGGCGCTTCCTCTTCGAGGCTGGCGATTACACCTTCGTGGCCCAGAGCGACGATGGCGTCCGGGTCTACATCGACGGTATCCAGGTGATCGACGCCTGGCGCGATGGATTCCAGGAGACTCGCAATCGGTTCGATGCCATCGGCCGTGGCGAACATGAAATTCGAGTAGAATATTACGAGCGAGGCGGAACAGCCCGGGTGCGGATCTGGTGGTACCGGGAAATCGAGGATCTCGGTCCCCGGCTGGCGCCGTAG
- the pgi gene encoding glucose-6-phosphate isomerase, translating into MASITTLPAWQALREHRQAMANVHMRDLFAQDPQRFERFSLRFEDILFDYSKNRITEQTMKLLMDLARQTHLGEKIEAMFRGEKINTTENRAVLHVALRNRANTPIYVDGEDVMPEVNRVLDKMRRFSEAVRNGQWLGYTGQPITDIVNIGIGGSDLGPKMVTHALRPYGHPNLRVHYVSNVDATDLVETLKQVSPETTLFLVASKTFTTQETMTNAHSARDWFLATAQDEAAVAKHFVAISTNSEAVQAFGIDRENMFEFWDWVGGRYSLWSAIGLSIALYIGMDRFEELLTGAHKVDNYFRTTPFEENIPVVMGLLGIWYNNFWGAETHAILPYDQYLEHFATYFQQGDMESNGKSVTRDGQWVDYSTGPIIWGQPGTNGQHAFYQLIHQGTKLVPCDFLAPAQSHNPLGEHHTILLSNFFAQTEALMKGKTPEEVRAELEAQGISGEELLRLVPAKTFPGNRPTNSFLFKRLTPETLGSLIALYEHKIFVQGAIWDINSFDQMGVELGKVLAKTILPELKDPEPVRSHDSSTNGLINYYKSIRE; encoded by the coding sequence ATGGCATCGATTACTACCCTGCCGGCCTGGCAGGCCCTCCGGGAGCACCGCCAGGCCATGGCCAATGTACACATGCGGGACCTCTTTGCCCAGGATCCTCAGCGCTTCGAGCGCTTCTCCCTGCGCTTTGAAGACATCCTCTTCGACTACTCCAAGAATCGCATCACGGAACAGACCATGAAGCTGCTCATGGACCTGGCCCGGCAGACTCATCTGGGCGAGAAGATCGAGGCCATGTTCCGGGGCGAGAAGATCAACACCACCGAAAACCGGGCCGTACTTCACGTGGCCCTGCGCAATCGCGCCAACACGCCCATCTACGTGGATGGCGAAGATGTGATGCCCGAGGTCAACCGGGTGTTGGACAAGATGCGCCGTTTCAGCGAGGCCGTGCGCAACGGCCAGTGGCTGGGCTACACCGGCCAGCCCATCACCGACATCGTCAACATCGGCATCGGCGGCTCGGACCTGGGCCCCAAGATGGTCACCCACGCCCTCCGCCCTTACGGCCATCCCAACCTCCGGGTGCACTACGTCTCCAACGTGGACGCCACCGATCTGGTGGAGACCCTCAAGCAAGTCTCCCCGGAGACCACCCTCTTCCTGGTTGCCTCCAAAACCTTCACCACCCAGGAGACCATGACCAACGCCCACTCGGCCCGGGATTGGTTCCTGGCCACGGCCCAGGACGAGGCAGCGGTGGCCAAGCACTTTGTGGCCATCTCCACCAACAGCGAAGCCGTCCAGGCTTTCGGCATCGACCGGGAGAACATGTTCGAATTTTGGGACTGGGTGGGCGGCCGCTACTCTCTGTGGTCAGCCATCGGCCTCTCCATTGCCCTCTACATCGGCATGGATCGCTTCGAGGAGCTATTGACAGGCGCCCACAAGGTGGACAACTACTTCCGCACCACGCCCTTCGAGGAGAACATCCCGGTGGTGATGGGGTTGCTGGGCATCTGGTACAACAACTTCTGGGGCGCCGAAACCCACGCCATCCTGCCCTATGACCAGTACCTGGAGCACTTCGCCACCTATTTCCAGCAGGGCGACATGGAGAGCAACGGCAAGAGTGTCACCCGGGATGGACAGTGGGTAGACTACAGCACCGGCCCCATCATCTGGGGACAGCCCGGCACCAACGGCCAGCACGCCTTCTACCAGCTCATCCACCAGGGAACCAAGCTGGTGCCTTGCGATTTTCTGGCCCCGGCCCAGAGTCACAACCCCCTGGGCGAACACCACACCATCCTGCTCTCCAACTTCTTCGCCCAGACGGAAGCCCTGATGAAGGGCAAGACGCCCGAGGAGGTCCGGGCCGAACTGGAGGCCCAGGGCATCAGCGGGGAGGAGCTTCTGCGCCTGGTGCCGGCCAAGACCTTCCCCGGCAACCGGCCCACCAACTCTTTCCTGTTCAAGCGCCTGACGCCGGAGACCCTGGGCTCCCTCATCGCCCTCTACGAACACAAAATTTTCGTCCAGGGCGCCATCTGGGACATCAACTCCTTTGACCAGATGGGCGTGGAACTGGGCAAGGTGCTGGCCAAGACCATCCTGCCCGAGCTCAAAGACCCAGAACCGGTCCGAAGCCACGATTCATCCACCAACGGGCTGATCAACTACTACAAGAGCATCCGGGAGTGA
- a CDS encoding archease — protein MATCTYEELAHTAEIGLRVRSDTPEGLFACAARGMFALLSVEVDRSTPPIRRDVHLTSMDLESLLVDWLSELLYLHETTGAVFQECVVTHWQPDAPDGPTLGATVQGYPPVTAPRLQIKAVTYHDLLVAADEDGWVAQVYFDI, from the coding sequence ATGGCTACATGTACGTACGAAGAGTTGGCTCATACCGCGGAAATTGGCCTGCGGGTGCGTTCGGATACGCCCGAAGGCCTTTTTGCCTGTGCTGCCCGGGGCATGTTTGCCCTGCTCAGCGTGGAGGTGGACCGCAGCACCCCGCCCATTCGCCGGGACGTGCATCTCACGTCCATGGACCTGGAGAGCCTGTTGGTGGACTGGCTGAGCGAGCTGCTCTACCTTCATGAAACCACGGGCGCCGTTTTCCAGGAGTGTGTGGTGACCCACTGGCAGCCGGATGCGCCGGATGGCCCCACCCTGGGGGCCACGGTCCAGGGCTATCCACCTGTCACTGCGCCCAGGCTGCAGATCAAAGCCGTCACCTACCATGACCTGCTTGTGGCCGCGGACGAAGATGGCTGGGTGGCCCAGGTCTACTTCGACATCTGA
- a CDS encoding M20 family metallopeptidase — protein sequence MSYQNLLDYFAARKAEILATIEALVTQETPSSDKPRLDAFAEFLAGRLRQAGAEVTIIPVAERGNHVRATFRPTAPEGAQDSAQPALILCHYDTVWPVGSLATHPFRVDEQGRAYGPGIFDMQSSLALVEYVLRAVGDLQLPLPRPVTVLMTSDEEVGSPTSRTLIEEEARHSAYVLVMESPLPGGVLKTARKGGGSFVLEIEGRAAHAGVEPEKGISAIQELAHQILRLHSFTDLEKGSTVNVGVVQGGTVSNVVAAHATAHIDLRAWTQEEADRLVAAVQGLQPVLPGARIQVRGGWNRPPLERSATGALFERAKAIGAKLGLDLQEGGTGGGSDGNFTGALGIPTLDGLGVPGHGAHADHEHIEVDRIPERAALLTALLLEL from the coding sequence ATGTCCTACCAGAATCTGTTGGACTACTTTGCCGCCAGGAAGGCGGAAATCCTGGCCACCATTGAAGCCCTCGTCACCCAGGAAACCCCCAGCAGCGACAAGCCCCGGCTGGATGCCTTCGCCGAGTTCCTGGCCGGGCGGCTGCGCCAGGCCGGCGCCGAGGTAACCATCATCCCCGTGGCCGAACGGGGCAACCACGTGCGGGCCACCTTCCGCCCCACCGCCCCCGAGGGCGCCCAGGACAGCGCCCAGCCGGCCCTGATCCTTTGTCACTACGACACCGTCTGGCCGGTGGGTTCCCTGGCCACCCACCCCTTCCGGGTGGACGAACAGGGCCGCGCCTATGGGCCCGGCATCTTCGACATGCAGTCCAGCCTCGCCCTGGTGGAGTATGTACTCCGGGCCGTGGGCGACCTCCAGCTCCCCCTCCCCCGGCCCGTCACCGTCCTGATGACCTCGGACGAGGAGGTGGGCAGCCCCACTTCCCGGACCCTCATCGAAGAAGAGGCACGGCACTCAGCCTACGTCCTGGTCATGGAATCGCCCCTGCCCGGCGGCGTGCTGAAGACGGCCCGCAAGGGAGGCGGCAGCTTCGTCCTGGAGATCGAGGGACGGGCCGCCCACGCCGGCGTGGAACCGGAAAAGGGCATCAGCGCCATCCAGGAGCTGGCCCACCAGATACTTCGCCTCCACAGCTTCACCGACCTGGAGAAGGGCTCCACGGTGAACGTGGGCGTGGTCCAGGGCGGGACTGTCTCCAACGTGGTGGCCGCCCACGCCACGGCCCACATCGACCTGCGGGCCTGGACCCAGGAGGAGGCCGATCGCCTGGTGGCTGCGGTCCAGGGCCTGCAGCCCGTACTCCCCGGCGCCCGTATCCAGGTCCGGGGAGGCTGGAATCGCCCGCCGTTGGAACGCAGCGCCACCGGCGCCCTGTTCGAGCGGGCAAAAGCCATCGGCGCCAAACTGGGCCTGGATCTGCAGGAAGGGGGCACTGGCGGCGGCAGCGACGGCAACTTCACCGGCGCGCTGGGCATCCCCACCCTGGACGGCCTGGGGGTGCCGGGTCACGGGGCCCACGCGGACCACGAGCACATCGAAGTGGATCGCATTCCCGAACGGGCGGCGCTGCTCACCGCCCTGTTGTTGGAGCTGTAG
- a CDS encoding metallophosphoesterase family protein — translation MKIGLISDIHGNIHALTRVLQELYAHPVDIILCAGDLVGFGAHPGQVIHLLRHMAIPCAAGNYDAAVAWDLPQPSQRPSSPALEPLRRAALAWAQAHLSQEQKHYLRNLPMTLSFKLDGLHIQVMHAGLDALDDWYMPDDPDRMARLAARLAADVVIMGHTHHPYAFRSWHEGKKPGSVRTTLFINPGSVGRPLDGDPRAAFAIFDTRKQQVDFHRVEYDVDAAARAVEKSGMPLAIARLLREATRPDPLLAAAA, via the coding sequence ATGAAAATCGGCTTGATCTCCGACATCCACGGCAATATCCATGCCCTCACCCGGGTCCTGCAAGAATTGTATGCCCACCCGGTGGACATCATCCTCTGTGCCGGCGATCTGGTGGGCTTTGGCGCCCACCCCGGCCAGGTGATCCACCTGCTGCGCCACATGGCCATCCCCTGTGCGGCGGGCAATTACGATGCCGCGGTGGCCTGGGATCTGCCCCAGCCATCCCAAAGGCCGTCCAGCCCTGCCCTGGAGCCCCTGCGCCGGGCCGCCCTGGCCTGGGCCCAGGCCCATCTGAGCCAAGAGCAAAAACACTACCTGCGCAATCTGCCCATGACCCTGTCCTTCAAGCTGGATGGCCTCCACATCCAGGTGATGCACGCCGGCCTGGATGCCCTGGACGACTGGTACATGCCCGACGACCCCGACCGGATGGCCCGGCTGGCTGCGCGGCTGGCGGCCGACGTGGTCATCATGGGCCACACCCACCACCCCTACGCCTTCCGCTCCTGGCACGAGGGCAAGAAGCCGGGCTCTGTCCGCACCACCCTCTTCATCAACCCCGGTTCCGTGGGGCGACCGTTGGACGGGGATCCCCGGGCTGCGTTTGCCATCTTCGACACCAGAAAGCAGCAGGTCGATTTTCACCGGGTTGAATATGACGTGGATGCCGCCGCCCGGGCGGTAGAAAAAAGCGGAATGCCCCTGGCCATCGCTCGCCTATTGCGCGAGGCAACCCGCCCGGATCCGCTGCTGGCAGCCGCCGCCTGA
- a CDS encoding hemolysin family protein, with translation MYQLLFAVLFVLLASGICSGTEAALFSVRIVRVRQLLEEGHPAAGALLAIRENMSRPIATVVILNNIANIVGSITVGTLAAHVLGEQWLGVFSGILTFLVIIFAEIIPKTIGEQFAEPIALAAARPIQVLTYVFTPLVWLIEQITAPFTRGQRFPLTDESEIELLTKIGEEEGSIEEDESEMIRRVFLLNDLAARDLMTPRVAMTSLLAHMTLAEAQEAIIASPHSRIVVTGESVDDVLGMALKTDLLAALIRQEGQRTVAEFVRPVHFVPHSVRADALLDFFQSNRQHLAVVIDEFGGVAGVITLEDVLETLTGAIVDETDEFPDLRAAARQRTQASWRNQEGLLD, from the coding sequence ATGTACCAACTGCTATTTGCCGTTTTGTTCGTCTTGCTAGCCTCGGGCATCTGCTCGGGGACGGAAGCCGCGCTCTTTTCGGTTCGGATCGTGCGGGTGCGGCAACTCCTGGAGGAAGGGCACCCGGCCGCCGGCGCGCTGCTGGCTATCCGAGAGAACATGAGCCGCCCCATCGCCACGGTGGTGATTCTCAACAACATCGCCAACATCGTGGGCAGCATCACGGTGGGTACCCTGGCGGCCCATGTGCTGGGAGAACAGTGGCTGGGCGTCTTCTCGGGCATCCTCACCTTTCTGGTCATCATCTTTGCGGAGATCATCCCCAAGACCATCGGCGAGCAGTTCGCCGAGCCCATCGCCCTGGCGGCGGCGCGTCCCATCCAGGTGCTCACCTACGTCTTCACCCCCCTGGTGTGGCTCATCGAGCAGATCACCGCTCCCTTCACCCGGGGCCAGCGCTTTCCCCTCACCGACGAGTCGGAAATCGAATTGCTGACCAAAATTGGGGAGGAGGAGGGCAGCATCGAAGAGGACGAGTCCGAGATGATTCGCCGGGTCTTCCTGCTGAACGACCTGGCCGCCCGGGACCTGATGACGCCCCGGGTGGCCATGACTTCCTTGCTGGCCCACATGACCCTGGCCGAGGCCCAGGAAGCCATCATCGCCTCGCCCCACAGCCGCATCGTGGTGACCGGGGAATCGGTGGACGACGTGTTGGGCATGGCCCTGAAGACGGATCTGCTGGCGGCCTTGATCCGGCAGGAGGGCCAGCGTACCGTGGCCGAGTTCGTCCGGCCGGTCCACTTTGTGCCCCACTCGGTGCGGGCCGATGCCCTGCTGGACTTCTTTCAGTCCAACCGGCAGCATCTGGCCGTGGTCATCGACGAGTTCGGCGGCGTGGCCGGGGTCATCACCCTGGAGGATGTCCTGGAGACGCTGACCGGCGCCATCGTGGACGAGACCGACGAATTCCCCGACCTGCGGGCCGCCGCCCGCCAACGCACCCAGGCATCCTGGCGCAACCAGGAAGGCCTGCTGGATTGA
- a CDS encoding glycerophosphodiester phosphodiesterase — MSLPIPVPATFRIIAHRGASAYAPENTLPAFRLAQEMGVYEVELDTQLTTDGQVVLCHDATLARYGHGPRRVEEMRWPELAGLDMGSWFSPFLFGGEPMVTLEQLFQVFEDRLFYHIELKGLAPGLPAAVHQLIRRHGLRHVCLVTSFARDSLAAMRSLDATLPMGWLVRAIDQEAMAGARELSLAQLCPAAEEVTPEAVAQARQVVSEVRAWGINGTRVSTQAEEVQSLIRRVLAAGCDGMTINWPDWVRHG, encoded by the coding sequence ATGTCACTGCCCATCCCAGTCCCAGCGACTTTTCGCATCATCGCCCATCGGGGCGCCTCCGCCTATGCGCCAGAGAACACCCTGCCCGCCTTTCGGCTGGCCCAGGAAATGGGCGTGTATGAGGTGGAGCTGGACACCCAGTTGACCACAGATGGCCAGGTGGTTCTCTGCCACGACGCCACCCTGGCCCGCTATGGCCATGGCCCCCGGCGGGTGGAGGAGATGCGCTGGCCCGAACTGGCCGGGCTAGACATGGGTTCCTGGTTCTCGCCCTTTCTCTTCGGCGGCGAGCCCATGGTAACCCTGGAGCAGCTCTTCCAGGTTTTCGAAGATCGGCTCTTCTATCACATCGAGTTGAAGGGGCTGGCGCCTGGCCTGCCAGCCGCGGTCCACCAGCTCATCCGGCGGCATGGCCTGCGCCACGTCTGCCTGGTTACCTCCTTTGCCCGGGATTCCCTGGCCGCCATGCGCAGCCTGGACGCCACCCTGCCCATGGGCTGGCTGGTGCGTGCCATCGACCAGGAGGCGATGGCCGGGGCCAGGGAGCTGTCTTTGGCGCAGCTTTGCCCGGCGGCAGAGGAAGTCACGCCAGAGGCGGTGGCCCAGGCGCGGCAGGTCGTGTCTGAGGTGCGGGCCTGGGGCATCAACGGTACCCGGGTGTCCACCCAGGCGGAGGAAGTGCAGTCGCTGATCCGGCGGGTCTTGGCGGCGGGCTGCGACGGCATGACCATCAACTGGCCCGATTGGGTGCGCCATGGTTGA